Proteins from a single region of Enoplosus armatus isolate fEnoArm2 chromosome 6, fEnoArm2.hap1, whole genome shotgun sequence:
- the fnbp4 gene encoding formin-binding protein 4 isoform X4 yields the protein MGKKSRLTGGTVGRRTILQLSPPGLRSGNAGEREEGPSGSDDEQEGDGHRFVRETRTNMKPPALKATEGLSLLGAYEDSDDEDAGDSQRLTANSQLNQSADIDSTLANFMAEIDAITTQPSSDDAASHSSVPTTAPPRPEVNTQQPAASEQQHPQSAEFEYNTQYSLAGVGVEMGDWQEVWDENSGCYYYWNTLTNEVSWELPHYLADQVQSLEQYANSSSVNGNGTAHASYHTEENAASAAAPTSVKETKVKEVIESVVGLTSEEEERRGVAASLLGPLIPSEVKEAEEKWRKRLLKGLDETENSLDSDAEGVRPAGSPSTPLRDPESIPTVQKDLCTKKQSVDNSDAEEETEEDTMELELALERKKAELRALEEGDGSAGGSSPCSETSQEGSRGLLPKKNRWKTAFPCAASPDSNSRGSDPQDNTETALTKVLESVAEGEDKETDHSEEKTVPKPPVKEEMETPELKFQIGELANTLTSKMEFLGINKKAISNFQLLLLQTETRIADWREGALNGVYLRRRLQEAAEHIKYYELNAAPKGWSCHWDREHRRYFYVNDRTSVSQWDFPTEDKDEDPKGSQGTQTQTSSQGDTKASTASTGSTYTPVAPPAPPLPSGSSFWSPSQPPLPDSPPPPSNYPPPPPLPPGSPPPPPPPPDSDGEIMEVEMEMDDDNDGEPPAPGTEEDGSGRPPLPLGTVSMKVVESLGSLGKGQKRKAGQLNKAITIGSSPILYTQPTASAAPLMSAAAYWGVPAVTAPLVPCEPPLPPVPALPPQPPLPPSQPPFEPPGAKALPTDKTKKVKKDKSKKSKIKMPSLVKKWQSIQKELDEEEKSSSSDEDREQLNKKSIEEWKQQQFMTGKASKNANFEALPEDWRQRLKKRKVTSNT from the exons ATGGGGAAGAAAAGTCGCCTCACAGGAGGAACGGTCGGTCGGAGAACGATCTTACAGCTTTCACCTCCCGGGCTTCGCAGTGGGAATGccggagagagggaagagggaccCTCGGGATCCGATG atgaaCAGGAGGGTGATGGACACAGATTCGTGAGAGAAACACGCACAAACATGAAGCCTCCCGCATTAAAGGCCACAG AGGGTTTGTCCTTGCTTGGAGCATATGAggacagtgatgatgaggatgctGGAGACTCTCAGCGTTTAACTGCAAATTCTCAACTCAACCAGTCAGCTGACATCGACAGTACATTGGCCAATTTCATGGCT GAAATTGATGCAATCACCACTCAGCCAAGTTCAGATGATGCAGCATCTCATTCTTCAGTCCCAACTACCGCCCCTCCCAGACCTGAGGTTAATACTCAGCAGCCAGCTGCCAGTGAACAACAACATCCACAAAGTGCTGAGTTTGAGTACAATACTCAGTACTCACTAGCTGGAG TGGGTGTAGAGATGGGAGACTGGCAGGAGGTATGGGATGAGAACTCTGGCTGCTACTACTATTGGAACACACTGACCAACGAGGTGTCCTGGGAGCTGCCACACTATCTAGCTGATCAGGTGCAAAGCCTGGAGCAGTATGCCAACAG ctCTAGTGTCAATGGAAACGGCACAGCGCATGCAAGTTATCATACTGAGGAAAATGCTGCATCTGCTGCAGCCCCGACATCAGTGAAAGAGACCAAAGTGAAG gaGGTAATAGAGAGTGTTGTAGGTCTCACAAGCGAAGAGGAGGAGCGCCGCGGAGTGGCTGCGTCTCTGCTTGGTCCTCTGATCCCCTCTGAAGTGAAAGAAGCggaagaaaaatggagaaaaagacTGCTTAAAGGTTTGGATGAGACTGAGAACAGTTTGGATTCAGATGCAGAAGGAGTTCGCCCTGCAGGATCCCCCTCTACCCCTCTGCGAGACCCTGAATCAATCCCCACTGTCCAGAAAGATCTTTGCACCAAGAAGCAGTCGGTAGACAACTcggatgcagaggaggagacagaggaggacacaATGGAGCTGGAACTGGCCCTGGAGAGGAAAAAG GCTGAGCTCCGGGCGCTGGAGGAGGGTGATGGGAGTGCAGGGGGCTCAAGTCCTTGTTCTGAGACAAGCCAAGAAGGTTCTCGTGGTCTTCTACCAAAGAAAAACCGGTGGAAGACTGCCTTCCCCTGTGCTGCCAGCCCCGACTCTAACAGCAGAGGCTCAGACCCACAGGACAACACAGAGACGG CACTTACTAAAGTCCTAGAGAGTGTTGCAGAAGGAGAAGACAAGGAAACAGACCATTCTGAGGAGAAAACGGTTCCAAAACCTCCGGTTAAAGAAGAGATGGAAACGCCTGAGCTCAAA TTTCAGATTGGAGAACTGGCCAACACCTTAACCAGCAAGATGGAGTTCCTAGGGATAAACAAAAAGGCGATCTCAAACTTTCAGTTGCTTCTGCTACAAACTGAG acTCGGATTGCTGACTGGAGGGAGGGCGCTCTGAATGGGGTCTATCTCCGCCGCAGGCTGCAGGAAGCTGCCGAACACATAAAATATTACGAACTTAACGCCGCCCCTAAAGGCTGGTCCTGCCACTGGGACAG AGAGCACAGGCGGTATTTCTATGTGAACGACCGGACCAGTGTCTCCCAGTGGGATTTCCCGACAGAGGACAAGGATGAGGACCCGAAGGGAAGCCAAGGTACCCAGACACAGACTTCCAGCCAAGGGGATACCAAAGCATCAACTGCATCTACAG GATCTACTTATACCCCTGTTGCCCCACCAGCACCTCCTCTGCCTAGTGGATCATCCTTCTGGTCTCCATCTCAACCTCCTCTTCCTGACAGCCCACCTCCACCTTCCAACTACCCCCCGCCTCCGCCTCTCCCCCCAGgctcaccacctccacctcctccccctcctgacAGCGATGGAGAAATcatggaggtggagatggagatggatgatgataatgatgggGAGCCTCCAGCCCCTGGAACTGAGGAAGACGGCAGTGGGAGGCCTCCTTTACCTCTAGGCACTGTTAGCATGAAG GTTGTGGAGTCGTTGGGCTCCTTGGGGAAGGGTCAGAAACGTAAAGCCGGTCAGCTGAATAAAGCCATTACTATTGGCAGCAGTCCCATTCTCTACACCCAGCCTACCGCCAGTGCAG CTCCTCTAATGTCAGCAGCTGCCTACTGGGGCGTGCCGGCTGTCACTGCCCCTTTGGTCCCTTGTGAACCGCCTCTCCCACCTGTCCCAGCCCTACCTCCTCAACCACCACTGCCACCATCCCAGCCGCCCTTTGAGCCTCCTGGTGCCAAAGCTCTGCCCACAGACAAGAccaagaaagtgaaaaaggaTAAG TCAAAGAAGAGTAAGATCAAAATGCCTTCTCTGGTCAAGAAGTGGCAGAGCATCCAGAAGGAGTTGGAtgaggaagagaagagcagCTCCAGTGACGAAGACCGAGAGCAGCTTAACAAGAAGAGTATCGAGGAGTGGAAGCAACAGCAGTTCATGAC AGGAAAAGCTTCAAAGAATGCCAACTTTGAGGCACTTCCTGAAGACTGGCGGCAGCGACTGAAGAAACGGAAGGTGACGAGTAACACGTAA
- the fnbp4 gene encoding formin-binding protein 4 isoform X2 gives MGKKSRLTGGTVGRRTILQLSPPGLRSGNAGEREEGPSGSDDEQEGDGHRFVRETRTNMKPPALKATEGLSLLGAYEDSDDEDAGDSQRLTANSQLNQSADIDSTLANFMAEIDAITTQPSSDDAASHSSVPTTAPPRPEVNTQQPAASEQQHPQSAEFEYNTQYSLAGVGVEMGDWQEVWDENSGCYYYWNTLTNEVSWELPHYLADQVQSLEQYANSSSVNGNGTAHASYHTEENAASAAAPTSVKETKVKEVIESVVGLTSEEEERRGVAASLLGPLIPSEVKEAEEKWRKRLLKGLDETENSLDSDAEGVRPAGSPSTPLRDPESIPTVQKDLCTKKQSVDNSDAEEETEEDTMELELALERKKAELRALEEGDGSAGGSSPCSETSQEGSRGLLPKKNRWKTAFPCAASPDSNSRGSDPQDNTETALTKVLESVAEGEDKETDHSEEKTVPKPPVKEEMETPELKVETPELKIGELANTLTSKMEFLGINKKAISNFQLLLLQTETRIADWREGALNGVYLRRRLQEAAEHIKYYELNAAPKGWSCHWDREHRRYFYVNDRTSVSQWDFPTEDKDEDPKGSQGTQTQTSSQGDTKASTASTGSTYTPVAPPAPPLPSGSSFWSPSQPPLPDSPPPPSNYPPPPPLPPGSPPPPPPPPDSDGEIMEVEMEMDDDNDGEPPAPGTEEDGSGRPPLPLGTVSMKVVESLGSLGKGQKRKAGQLNKAITIGSSPILYTQPTASAGFSLSAAPLMSAAAYWGVPAVTAPLVPCEPPLPPVPALPPQPPLPPSQPPFEPPGAKALPTDKTKKVKKDKSKKSKIKMPSLVKKWQSIQKELDEEEKSSSSDEDREQLNKKSIEEWKQQQFMTGKASKNANFEALPEDWRQRLKKRKVTSNT, from the exons ATGGGGAAGAAAAGTCGCCTCACAGGAGGAACGGTCGGTCGGAGAACGATCTTACAGCTTTCACCTCCCGGGCTTCGCAGTGGGAATGccggagagagggaagagggaccCTCGGGATCCGATG atgaaCAGGAGGGTGATGGACACAGATTCGTGAGAGAAACACGCACAAACATGAAGCCTCCCGCATTAAAGGCCACAG AGGGTTTGTCCTTGCTTGGAGCATATGAggacagtgatgatgaggatgctGGAGACTCTCAGCGTTTAACTGCAAATTCTCAACTCAACCAGTCAGCTGACATCGACAGTACATTGGCCAATTTCATGGCT GAAATTGATGCAATCACCACTCAGCCAAGTTCAGATGATGCAGCATCTCATTCTTCAGTCCCAACTACCGCCCCTCCCAGACCTGAGGTTAATACTCAGCAGCCAGCTGCCAGTGAACAACAACATCCACAAAGTGCTGAGTTTGAGTACAATACTCAGTACTCACTAGCTGGAG TGGGTGTAGAGATGGGAGACTGGCAGGAGGTATGGGATGAGAACTCTGGCTGCTACTACTATTGGAACACACTGACCAACGAGGTGTCCTGGGAGCTGCCACACTATCTAGCTGATCAGGTGCAAAGCCTGGAGCAGTATGCCAACAG ctCTAGTGTCAATGGAAACGGCACAGCGCATGCAAGTTATCATACTGAGGAAAATGCTGCATCTGCTGCAGCCCCGACATCAGTGAAAGAGACCAAAGTGAAG gaGGTAATAGAGAGTGTTGTAGGTCTCACAAGCGAAGAGGAGGAGCGCCGCGGAGTGGCTGCGTCTCTGCTTGGTCCTCTGATCCCCTCTGAAGTGAAAGAAGCggaagaaaaatggagaaaaagacTGCTTAAAGGTTTGGATGAGACTGAGAACAGTTTGGATTCAGATGCAGAAGGAGTTCGCCCTGCAGGATCCCCCTCTACCCCTCTGCGAGACCCTGAATCAATCCCCACTGTCCAGAAAGATCTTTGCACCAAGAAGCAGTCGGTAGACAACTcggatgcagaggaggagacagaggaggacacaATGGAGCTGGAACTGGCCCTGGAGAGGAAAAAG GCTGAGCTCCGGGCGCTGGAGGAGGGTGATGGGAGTGCAGGGGGCTCAAGTCCTTGTTCTGAGACAAGCCAAGAAGGTTCTCGTGGTCTTCTACCAAAGAAAAACCGGTGGAAGACTGCCTTCCCCTGTGCTGCCAGCCCCGACTCTAACAGCAGAGGCTCAGACCCACAGGACAACACAGAGACGG CACTTACTAAAGTCCTAGAGAGTGTTGCAGAAGGAGAAGACAAGGAAACAGACCATTCTGAGGAGAAAACGGTTCCAAAACCTCCGGTTAAAGAAGAGATGGAAACGCCTGAGCTCAAAGTGGAAACACCTGAGCTCAAG ATTGGAGAACTGGCCAACACCTTAACCAGCAAGATGGAGTTCCTAGGGATAAACAAAAAGGCGATCTCAAACTTTCAGTTGCTTCTGCTACAAACTGAG acTCGGATTGCTGACTGGAGGGAGGGCGCTCTGAATGGGGTCTATCTCCGCCGCAGGCTGCAGGAAGCTGCCGAACACATAAAATATTACGAACTTAACGCCGCCCCTAAAGGCTGGTCCTGCCACTGGGACAG AGAGCACAGGCGGTATTTCTATGTGAACGACCGGACCAGTGTCTCCCAGTGGGATTTCCCGACAGAGGACAAGGATGAGGACCCGAAGGGAAGCCAAGGTACCCAGACACAGACTTCCAGCCAAGGGGATACCAAAGCATCAACTGCATCTACAG GATCTACTTATACCCCTGTTGCCCCACCAGCACCTCCTCTGCCTAGTGGATCATCCTTCTGGTCTCCATCTCAACCTCCTCTTCCTGACAGCCCACCTCCACCTTCCAACTACCCCCCGCCTCCGCCTCTCCCCCCAGgctcaccacctccacctcctccccctcctgacAGCGATGGAGAAATcatggaggtggagatggagatggatgatgataatgatgggGAGCCTCCAGCCCCTGGAACTGAGGAAGACGGCAGTGGGAGGCCTCCTTTACCTCTAGGCACTGTTAGCATGAAG GTTGTGGAGTCGTTGGGCTCCTTGGGGAAGGGTCAGAAACGTAAAGCCGGTCAGCTGAATAAAGCCATTACTATTGGCAGCAGTCCCATTCTCTACACCCAGCCTACCGCCAGTGCAG gtttctctttgtctgcagCTCCTCTAATGTCAGCAGCTGCCTACTGGGGCGTGCCGGCTGTCACTGCCCCTTTGGTCCCTTGTGAACCGCCTCTCCCACCTGTCCCAGCCCTACCTCCTCAACCACCACTGCCACCATCCCAGCCGCCCTTTGAGCCTCCTGGTGCCAAAGCTCTGCCCACAGACAAGAccaagaaagtgaaaaaggaTAAG TCAAAGAAGAGTAAGATCAAAATGCCTTCTCTGGTCAAGAAGTGGCAGAGCATCCAGAAGGAGTTGGAtgaggaagagaagagcagCTCCAGTGACGAAGACCGAGAGCAGCTTAACAAGAAGAGTATCGAGGAGTGGAAGCAACAGCAGTTCATGAC AGGAAAAGCTTCAAAGAATGCCAACTTTGAGGCACTTCCTGAAGACTGGCGGCAGCGACTGAAGAAACGGAAGGTGACGAGTAACACGTAA
- the fnbp4 gene encoding formin-binding protein 4 isoform X3, whose protein sequence is MGKKSRLTGGTVGRRTILQLSPPGLRSGNAGEREEGPSGSDDEQEGDGHRFVRETRTNMKPPALKATEGLSLLGAYEDSDDEDAGDSQRLTANSQLNQSADIDSTLANFMAEIDAITTQPSSDDAASHSSVPTTAPPRPEVNTQQPAASEQQHPQSAEFEYNTQYSLAGVGVEMGDWQEVWDENSGCYYYWNTLTNEVSWELPHYLADQVQSLEQYANSSSVNGNGTAHASYHTEENAASAAAPTSVKETKVKEVIESVVGLTSEEEERRGVAASLLGPLIPSEVKEAEEKWRKRLLKGLDETENSLDSDAEGVRPAGSPSTPLRDPESIPTVQKDLCTKKQSVDNSDAEEETEEDTMELELALERKKAELRALEEGDGSAGGSSPCSETSQEGSRGLLPKKNRWKTAFPCAASPDSNSRGSDPQDNTETALTKVLESVAEGEDKETDHSEEKTVPKPPVKEEMETPELKVETPELKFQIGELANTLTSKMEFLGINKKAISNFQLLLLQTETRIADWREGALNGVYLRRRLQEAAEHIKYYELNAAPKGWSCHWDREHRRYFYVNDRTSVSQWDFPTEDKDEDPKGSQGTQTQTSSQGDTKASTASTGSTYTPVAPPAPPLPSGSSFWSPSQPPLPDSPPPPSNYPPPPPLPPGSPPPPPPPPDSDGEIMEVEMEMDDDNDGEPPAPGTEEDGSGRPPLPLGTVSMKVVESLGSLGKGQKRKAGQLNKAITIGSSPILYTQPTASAAPLMSAAAYWGVPAVTAPLVPCEPPLPPVPALPPQPPLPPSQPPFEPPGAKALPTDKTKKVKKDKSKKSKIKMPSLVKKWQSIQKELDEEEKSSSSDEDREQLNKKSIEEWKQQQFMTGKASKNANFEALPEDWRQRLKKRKVTSNT, encoded by the exons ATGGGGAAGAAAAGTCGCCTCACAGGAGGAACGGTCGGTCGGAGAACGATCTTACAGCTTTCACCTCCCGGGCTTCGCAGTGGGAATGccggagagagggaagagggaccCTCGGGATCCGATG atgaaCAGGAGGGTGATGGACACAGATTCGTGAGAGAAACACGCACAAACATGAAGCCTCCCGCATTAAAGGCCACAG AGGGTTTGTCCTTGCTTGGAGCATATGAggacagtgatgatgaggatgctGGAGACTCTCAGCGTTTAACTGCAAATTCTCAACTCAACCAGTCAGCTGACATCGACAGTACATTGGCCAATTTCATGGCT GAAATTGATGCAATCACCACTCAGCCAAGTTCAGATGATGCAGCATCTCATTCTTCAGTCCCAACTACCGCCCCTCCCAGACCTGAGGTTAATACTCAGCAGCCAGCTGCCAGTGAACAACAACATCCACAAAGTGCTGAGTTTGAGTACAATACTCAGTACTCACTAGCTGGAG TGGGTGTAGAGATGGGAGACTGGCAGGAGGTATGGGATGAGAACTCTGGCTGCTACTACTATTGGAACACACTGACCAACGAGGTGTCCTGGGAGCTGCCACACTATCTAGCTGATCAGGTGCAAAGCCTGGAGCAGTATGCCAACAG ctCTAGTGTCAATGGAAACGGCACAGCGCATGCAAGTTATCATACTGAGGAAAATGCTGCATCTGCTGCAGCCCCGACATCAGTGAAAGAGACCAAAGTGAAG gaGGTAATAGAGAGTGTTGTAGGTCTCACAAGCGAAGAGGAGGAGCGCCGCGGAGTGGCTGCGTCTCTGCTTGGTCCTCTGATCCCCTCTGAAGTGAAAGAAGCggaagaaaaatggagaaaaagacTGCTTAAAGGTTTGGATGAGACTGAGAACAGTTTGGATTCAGATGCAGAAGGAGTTCGCCCTGCAGGATCCCCCTCTACCCCTCTGCGAGACCCTGAATCAATCCCCACTGTCCAGAAAGATCTTTGCACCAAGAAGCAGTCGGTAGACAACTcggatgcagaggaggagacagaggaggacacaATGGAGCTGGAACTGGCCCTGGAGAGGAAAAAG GCTGAGCTCCGGGCGCTGGAGGAGGGTGATGGGAGTGCAGGGGGCTCAAGTCCTTGTTCTGAGACAAGCCAAGAAGGTTCTCGTGGTCTTCTACCAAAGAAAAACCGGTGGAAGACTGCCTTCCCCTGTGCTGCCAGCCCCGACTCTAACAGCAGAGGCTCAGACCCACAGGACAACACAGAGACGG CACTTACTAAAGTCCTAGAGAGTGTTGCAGAAGGAGAAGACAAGGAAACAGACCATTCTGAGGAGAAAACGGTTCCAAAACCTCCGGTTAAAGAAGAGATGGAAACGCCTGAGCTCAAAGTGGAAACACCTGAGCTCAAG TTTCAGATTGGAGAACTGGCCAACACCTTAACCAGCAAGATGGAGTTCCTAGGGATAAACAAAAAGGCGATCTCAAACTTTCAGTTGCTTCTGCTACAAACTGAG acTCGGATTGCTGACTGGAGGGAGGGCGCTCTGAATGGGGTCTATCTCCGCCGCAGGCTGCAGGAAGCTGCCGAACACATAAAATATTACGAACTTAACGCCGCCCCTAAAGGCTGGTCCTGCCACTGGGACAG AGAGCACAGGCGGTATTTCTATGTGAACGACCGGACCAGTGTCTCCCAGTGGGATTTCCCGACAGAGGACAAGGATGAGGACCCGAAGGGAAGCCAAGGTACCCAGACACAGACTTCCAGCCAAGGGGATACCAAAGCATCAACTGCATCTACAG GATCTACTTATACCCCTGTTGCCCCACCAGCACCTCCTCTGCCTAGTGGATCATCCTTCTGGTCTCCATCTCAACCTCCTCTTCCTGACAGCCCACCTCCACCTTCCAACTACCCCCCGCCTCCGCCTCTCCCCCCAGgctcaccacctccacctcctccccctcctgacAGCGATGGAGAAATcatggaggtggagatggagatggatgatgataatgatgggGAGCCTCCAGCCCCTGGAACTGAGGAAGACGGCAGTGGGAGGCCTCCTTTACCTCTAGGCACTGTTAGCATGAAG GTTGTGGAGTCGTTGGGCTCCTTGGGGAAGGGTCAGAAACGTAAAGCCGGTCAGCTGAATAAAGCCATTACTATTGGCAGCAGTCCCATTCTCTACACCCAGCCTACCGCCAGTGCAG CTCCTCTAATGTCAGCAGCTGCCTACTGGGGCGTGCCGGCTGTCACTGCCCCTTTGGTCCCTTGTGAACCGCCTCTCCCACCTGTCCCAGCCCTACCTCCTCAACCACCACTGCCACCATCCCAGCCGCCCTTTGAGCCTCCTGGTGCCAAAGCTCTGCCCACAGACAAGAccaagaaagtgaaaaaggaTAAG TCAAAGAAGAGTAAGATCAAAATGCCTTCTCTGGTCAAGAAGTGGCAGAGCATCCAGAAGGAGTTGGAtgaggaagagaagagcagCTCCAGTGACGAAGACCGAGAGCAGCTTAACAAGAAGAGTATCGAGGAGTGGAAGCAACAGCAGTTCATGAC AGGAAAAGCTTCAAAGAATGCCAACTTTGAGGCACTTCCTGAAGACTGGCGGCAGCGACTGAAGAAACGGAAGGTGACGAGTAACACGTAA
- the fnbp4 gene encoding formin-binding protein 4 isoform X1: protein MGKKSRLTGGTVGRRTILQLSPPGLRSGNAGEREEGPSGSDDEQEGDGHRFVRETRTNMKPPALKATEGLSLLGAYEDSDDEDAGDSQRLTANSQLNQSADIDSTLANFMAEIDAITTQPSSDDAASHSSVPTTAPPRPEVNTQQPAASEQQHPQSAEFEYNTQYSLAGVGVEMGDWQEVWDENSGCYYYWNTLTNEVSWELPHYLADQVQSLEQYANSSSVNGNGTAHASYHTEENAASAAAPTSVKETKVKEVIESVVGLTSEEEERRGVAASLLGPLIPSEVKEAEEKWRKRLLKGLDETENSLDSDAEGVRPAGSPSTPLRDPESIPTVQKDLCTKKQSVDNSDAEEETEEDTMELELALERKKAELRALEEGDGSAGGSSPCSETSQEGSRGLLPKKNRWKTAFPCAASPDSNSRGSDPQDNTETALTKVLESVAEGEDKETDHSEEKTVPKPPVKEEMETPELKVETPELKFQIGELANTLTSKMEFLGINKKAISNFQLLLLQTETRIADWREGALNGVYLRRRLQEAAEHIKYYELNAAPKGWSCHWDREHRRYFYVNDRTSVSQWDFPTEDKDEDPKGSQGTQTQTSSQGDTKASTASTGSTYTPVAPPAPPLPSGSSFWSPSQPPLPDSPPPPSNYPPPPPLPPGSPPPPPPPPDSDGEIMEVEMEMDDDNDGEPPAPGTEEDGSGRPPLPLGTVSMKVVESLGSLGKGQKRKAGQLNKAITIGSSPILYTQPTASAGFSLSAAPLMSAAAYWGVPAVTAPLVPCEPPLPPVPALPPQPPLPPSQPPFEPPGAKALPTDKTKKVKKDKSKKSKIKMPSLVKKWQSIQKELDEEEKSSSSDEDREQLNKKSIEEWKQQQFMTGKASKNANFEALPEDWRQRLKKRKVTSNT, encoded by the exons ATGGGGAAGAAAAGTCGCCTCACAGGAGGAACGGTCGGTCGGAGAACGATCTTACAGCTTTCACCTCCCGGGCTTCGCAGTGGGAATGccggagagagggaagagggaccCTCGGGATCCGATG atgaaCAGGAGGGTGATGGACACAGATTCGTGAGAGAAACACGCACAAACATGAAGCCTCCCGCATTAAAGGCCACAG AGGGTTTGTCCTTGCTTGGAGCATATGAggacagtgatgatgaggatgctGGAGACTCTCAGCGTTTAACTGCAAATTCTCAACTCAACCAGTCAGCTGACATCGACAGTACATTGGCCAATTTCATGGCT GAAATTGATGCAATCACCACTCAGCCAAGTTCAGATGATGCAGCATCTCATTCTTCAGTCCCAACTACCGCCCCTCCCAGACCTGAGGTTAATACTCAGCAGCCAGCTGCCAGTGAACAACAACATCCACAAAGTGCTGAGTTTGAGTACAATACTCAGTACTCACTAGCTGGAG TGGGTGTAGAGATGGGAGACTGGCAGGAGGTATGGGATGAGAACTCTGGCTGCTACTACTATTGGAACACACTGACCAACGAGGTGTCCTGGGAGCTGCCACACTATCTAGCTGATCAGGTGCAAAGCCTGGAGCAGTATGCCAACAG ctCTAGTGTCAATGGAAACGGCACAGCGCATGCAAGTTATCATACTGAGGAAAATGCTGCATCTGCTGCAGCCCCGACATCAGTGAAAGAGACCAAAGTGAAG gaGGTAATAGAGAGTGTTGTAGGTCTCACAAGCGAAGAGGAGGAGCGCCGCGGAGTGGCTGCGTCTCTGCTTGGTCCTCTGATCCCCTCTGAAGTGAAAGAAGCggaagaaaaatggagaaaaagacTGCTTAAAGGTTTGGATGAGACTGAGAACAGTTTGGATTCAGATGCAGAAGGAGTTCGCCCTGCAGGATCCCCCTCTACCCCTCTGCGAGACCCTGAATCAATCCCCACTGTCCAGAAAGATCTTTGCACCAAGAAGCAGTCGGTAGACAACTcggatgcagaggaggagacagaggaggacacaATGGAGCTGGAACTGGCCCTGGAGAGGAAAAAG GCTGAGCTCCGGGCGCTGGAGGAGGGTGATGGGAGTGCAGGGGGCTCAAGTCCTTGTTCTGAGACAAGCCAAGAAGGTTCTCGTGGTCTTCTACCAAAGAAAAACCGGTGGAAGACTGCCTTCCCCTGTGCTGCCAGCCCCGACTCTAACAGCAGAGGCTCAGACCCACAGGACAACACAGAGACGG CACTTACTAAAGTCCTAGAGAGTGTTGCAGAAGGAGAAGACAAGGAAACAGACCATTCTGAGGAGAAAACGGTTCCAAAACCTCCGGTTAAAGAAGAGATGGAAACGCCTGAGCTCAAAGTGGAAACACCTGAGCTCAAG TTTCAGATTGGAGAACTGGCCAACACCTTAACCAGCAAGATGGAGTTCCTAGGGATAAACAAAAAGGCGATCTCAAACTTTCAGTTGCTTCTGCTACAAACTGAG acTCGGATTGCTGACTGGAGGGAGGGCGCTCTGAATGGGGTCTATCTCCGCCGCAGGCTGCAGGAAGCTGCCGAACACATAAAATATTACGAACTTAACGCCGCCCCTAAAGGCTGGTCCTGCCACTGGGACAG AGAGCACAGGCGGTATTTCTATGTGAACGACCGGACCAGTGTCTCCCAGTGGGATTTCCCGACAGAGGACAAGGATGAGGACCCGAAGGGAAGCCAAGGTACCCAGACACAGACTTCCAGCCAAGGGGATACCAAAGCATCAACTGCATCTACAG GATCTACTTATACCCCTGTTGCCCCACCAGCACCTCCTCTGCCTAGTGGATCATCCTTCTGGTCTCCATCTCAACCTCCTCTTCCTGACAGCCCACCTCCACCTTCCAACTACCCCCCGCCTCCGCCTCTCCCCCCAGgctcaccacctccacctcctccccctcctgacAGCGATGGAGAAATcatggaggtggagatggagatggatgatgataatgatgggGAGCCTCCAGCCCCTGGAACTGAGGAAGACGGCAGTGGGAGGCCTCCTTTACCTCTAGGCACTGTTAGCATGAAG GTTGTGGAGTCGTTGGGCTCCTTGGGGAAGGGTCAGAAACGTAAAGCCGGTCAGCTGAATAAAGCCATTACTATTGGCAGCAGTCCCATTCTCTACACCCAGCCTACCGCCAGTGCAG gtttctctttgtctgcagCTCCTCTAATGTCAGCAGCTGCCTACTGGGGCGTGCCGGCTGTCACTGCCCCTTTGGTCCCTTGTGAACCGCCTCTCCCACCTGTCCCAGCCCTACCTCCTCAACCACCACTGCCACCATCCCAGCCGCCCTTTGAGCCTCCTGGTGCCAAAGCTCTGCCCACAGACAAGAccaagaaagtgaaaaaggaTAAG TCAAAGAAGAGTAAGATCAAAATGCCTTCTCTGGTCAAGAAGTGGCAGAGCATCCAGAAGGAGTTGGAtgaggaagagaagagcagCTCCAGTGACGAAGACCGAGAGCAGCTTAACAAGAAGAGTATCGAGGAGTGGAAGCAACAGCAGTTCATGAC AGGAAAAGCTTCAAAGAATGCCAACTTTGAGGCACTTCCTGAAGACTGGCGGCAGCGACTGAAGAAACGGAAGGTGACGAGTAACACGTAA